A single region of the Neodiprion pinetum isolate iyNeoPine1 chromosome 5, iyNeoPine1.2, whole genome shotgun sequence genome encodes:
- the LOC124218476 gene encoding uncharacterized protein: MEEEDFGYTKRDLKVLQNVLVTSAGTEQGSDDRGTGADDRDDSAKVNEGDSALVSREGSGGATPETGSEPRAKGVMGELSVGREPPSIPNVVEYHLKVKTSSSPNRVHFAGKKGDQDTNAERRDSNSSSKAESKLSQELTKMALENRGLEASGELPQTFQVKYLGSHDARGLWGIKHTRRPVDNMVTAARALPAGTILPFIKLIVSKDGVALLPLGKKRHDAGISKKFSIDTISYGVQDLVYTRVFSMIVVRDVGQNQGISPFECHGFVCESRHHARQLTYALATAFQIYSINVKAQGKAEETAGNIKKRFAIDLRSPEEIEAALTIDSEA; encoded by the coding sequence ATGGAGGAGGAAGATTTTGGGTACACGAAAAGGGACCTAAAGGTTCTGCAGAACGTTTTGGTCACGTCTGCGGGGACTGAACAAGGCTCGGATGACCGGGGCACAGGTGCAGATGACCGTGACGATTCGGCGAAGGTAAATGAGGGCGATAGCGCGTTGGTGTCGAGGGAAGGAAGCGGTGGTGCAACGCCGGAAACAGGAAGTGAGCCCAGGGCTAAAGGTGTAATGGGCGAGTTGTCAGTCGGTCGTGAACCTCCGAGCATCCCGAACGTGGTCGAGTATCATCTGAAAGTGAAAACATCGTCGAGTCCGAATCGGGTTCATTTTGCCGGAAAGAAGGGCGATCAGGACACGAACGCCGAGAGGAGGGACTCGAACTCTTCGAGCAAGGCTGAGAGCAAGTTAAGTCAAGAGCTGACGAAGATGGCGCTGGAAAATCGAGGACTCGAGGCGTCCGGCGAACTGCCCCAAACATTTCAAGTCAAATATCTTGGGTCCCACGACGCGAGAGGCCTCTGGGGCATAAAGCACACCCGGAGACCAGTCGACAACATGGTTACAGCAGCGAGAGCCTTACCGGCCGGAACTATACTCCCGTTCATCAAACTGATCGTGAGCAAGGACGGAGTCGCGCTTTTACCGCTCGGTAAGAAACGCCACGACGCTGGTATatcgaagaaattttcaatcgacACGATTTCGTACGGTGTTCAAGACCTCGTTTACACGAGGGTATTTTCGATGATAGTCGTCAGGGACGTCGGGCAGAATCAGGGAATTTCACCGTTCGAATGTCACGGATTTGTTTGCGAGTCACGACACCACGCGAGACAGCTCACCTATGCGCTCGCAACTGCGTTTCAAATTTACAGTATAAACGTTAAGGCGCAGGGCAAGGCTGAGGAGACTGCTGGTAACATAAAGAAGAGGTTCGCAATCGACCTCAGAAGCCCCGAAGAAATCGAAGCTGCACTCACGATAGACTCCGAAGCGTGA